In Janthinobacterium sp. B9-8, the genomic stretch GCCTTCTCAAAGTTGGATCGATGATGGTGCCAAGCTATCCATGCTCATTTTTCCCTTGCGCTGGAGTGCACTCCAGCTTTTATGCTGATGGCCATGGTGACCTTATCCATTTCTGACGTTGCAATGCGCAGTGGTTTATCGATGGATACGCTGCGTTATTACGAGAAAATCGGCCTGATCGATGCGGTGCCGCGTGCCTTAAATGGCCAGCGCCGTTATCGGGAGGACGATTTGCACTGGATCGATTTTTTGCTGCGTTTACGTGCTACCGGCATGGGCATCGCTGATATGCAACGCTACGCCCGCTTACGGCGGGAAGGGCAAACGCTGGCAAGTGTGGTGCCGCGGCGTGAAATGCTGGAAACGCACGCCGCAGCGCTGGCTTTGCAAATTGCCAGCTTGCAGGAAAACTTACTGCTATTGCACAGCAAAATCGCCACGTATCAGCAAATGGAAGCGTCACTCTCTTCAGAGCCGCGCTAAAAACGGCCACTTCGTTGCAGCCTCTCTCGCCAAAATATCTTTTGCGTGGATATTGGATGGGCTGCCTCAAAGCGATTGTTTTTGGATGCGCTCTTCACGCAAGGAGAATGGCATGCATCAGTTATCAGGCTGGAAAAAATTTAAAGAAGTTGACGACCAGGCAGGGGAGCGGGTGATTAATAGCCTGCGTGATATTGCGCCCGATCTGGGCCGCTATATTATCGAGTTTGGCTTTGGCGAAATTTATTCCCGCCCCGGGCTTTCTCTCGCGCAAAGAGAATTGGCGACCGTCGCCATGTTGTCCGCCATGGGCAATGCTGCACCACAATTAAAAGTGCATTTAGAAGCCGCCTTAAATGTGGGGCTAAGCCGCGAAGAAATCATCGAAGTGCTGATCCAGACTGCGGTTTACGCGGGTTTTCCTGCTGCGCTCAATGCCGTGTTTGCAGCAAAAGAAATCTTTGCTCAATACCACGCACCAAGCCGCCCACTGGCTCCACTGGCTGTTGCCAAAGCGTTTGTCGCAGGATTTATCGCAGGTCAGCCGCCTTTAGATTATCTAAGCGAAGCCATAAGCTGGCATATTCCGGGTGATCGCCAAATTGTGCCTTGGGCCGGGCTTTGGCAAGGGCGTGCAGAGGTCGGGCAATGCCTACGGCAGATCGCAGCAGCGGGCCAAGCCACGCAATTTGTGATTGATCGCTGGTACGACGGCGAAAACGAAGCGCTCGCGCGTGGGCATTTCGCTTGGCAATACAAGAATGGCCACGCCTATCAAGGCGCATTTGTGATGCGCTTTGTGGTGAGAGATGGTGAGATACAAAGTTACGAGATGTTTGAAGATAGCTTCGGCATTGCACGGGCGTGGCAAGCTTAGGGAGAGTGTGTGCCGTGGCCAATTCTATCAACTTATATCTGTGCCTTTCGTAGGGCGGGTGAAACCCGCGAGCGGTATTGAAAAATACGCGGGTTTACCCGCCCTACGATGGTTTAATACTTGCCCTAGCAGCTGGCGAAGTTGGCAGGATTGGGAGTGCCCCCCTCAGCCTCAAACCATGGACAGCGCTTAGTTTTTAAGCGCTGTCTGCTGATCCAATTGGCTTAATATTTGATAAGCCGCCATCACCCGTGGTGGAATTGGATAGTTTTTATTGGCTAGAATCACAATGCCGATTTTCATGGAGGGAATAAAAGCCGCATAGGCAGCAAAGCCATTGGTGGAGCCGGTTTTATTAATCCACGCCATGCTTTGTGGTGCTAAAACGGGGGTGATTTTACTCGCTGCATTGGCTTCATAAGCCATAGCATCTCTATTACCTGTTAATAATTTATTTAATTCTACAGGATAAGCGTATTGCTCCCAGATTAAGTCTTGTATGATCCCGCCAGATTTAAAATAGCCGCTGTGGGTATTGATCAGTGCTTGTTGCACTTTATCGTTTATTTTACCTATTTGCATATTGGCATTGATATATTTAATCATATCCGCCGAGCTGGATTTTACGCCGTAGGCTTCGGATGCTAAAACACCGGGGGTGACTCTGACTGGGGCGTCTTTTTTATTGTAGCCCTGAGCGTAATTTTTCATTTGCGCTGCGGGTACATTGACATAGCTATTAGTCATTCCTAGCTCAGGGAATAATTTCTTTTCGATGGCATCTTCAAAAGAAGTATTCATGCTTTTAGCAGTAATTAAGCCAAGCAGGCCAATGCTGGGGTTGGAATAAACGCGATAAGTACCCGCCGCGTGCTTGGGCTGCCAGTTTTTAAAATAATCCATCAGCTGCTCATTATTTGTAATCTCGTCAGGCACTTGCAGCGGCAAGCCGCCAGCAGTATGCGTTGCCAGATTAAGTAGGCTGACTTTATCAAAGGCACTGCCGCGTAAAGACGGCAAATGCTGGCTAACGCTATCGCTAAAAGAAAGCTGGCCATTGATTTGGGCATACGAGGCCAGTGTGGCGGTAAAGGTTTTACTAATTGAGCCAATTTCAAACAGCGTATCTTGGCTCACCGCCTGCTTGCCCTCTTTTGATGCTACGCCGTAATTATAAAAATAATTCTTGCCATCAATACTCACCGCAACTGCCATCCCTGGAATATTGAATTGTTTTTGTATGGGAGTGATTGCCGTGCTGACTATTTTTTGAATATAGGCTTGATCTATATTTTCTGCTGCGTGGCTTAATGGGCTAATTACACAGCTTAAAACAGAGAGGATCTTTAATAGCTTTGTTGCTTTTCTACGCATGAGTTTATTTCCTGTTCTCAAAATGAATAATGTGTTTTATGAAGATAGTGCTGGCATTTTAGACAGATGCGTATATCGCGGCATGGTATTTAATTACATAATTTTATGTGGGTTACACTGCGGGTTACACTTTGTTAATGGCACCTTAAGTTGAAGGCGCTTTGCTTATTTTGATGCTCACTTTTTATATTAACTTGGATATGCTGATAGACTATTAAAGCGAGCTAAATATAATCCTTCATTGTCATCAGGTG encodes the following:
- a CDS encoding MerR family transcriptional regulator; translation: MVTLSISDVAMRSGLSMDTLRYYEKIGLIDAVPRALNGQRRYREDDLHWIDFLLRLRATGMGIADMQRYARLRREGQTLASVVPRREMLETHAAALALQIASLQENLLLLHSKIATYQQMEASLSSEPR
- the ampC gene encoding class C beta-lactamase, producing MRRKATKLLKILSVLSCVISPLSHAAENIDQAYIQKIVSTAITPIQKQFNIPGMAVAVSIDGKNYFYNYGVASKEGKQAVSQDTLFEIGSISKTFTATLASYAQINGQLSFSDSVSQHLPSLRGSAFDKVSLLNLATHTAGGLPLQVPDEITNNEQLMDYFKNWQPKHAAGTYRVYSNPSIGLLGLITAKSMNTSFEDAIEKKLFPELGMTNSYVNVPAAQMKNYAQGYNKKDAPVRVTPGVLASEAYGVKSSSADMIKYINANMQIGKINDKVQQALINTHSGYFKSGGIIQDLIWEQYAYPVELNKLLTGNRDAMAYEANAASKITPVLAPQSMAWINKTGSTNGFAAYAAFIPSMKIGIVILANKNYPIPPRVMAAYQILSQLDQQTALKN